A window of the Cannabis sativa cultivar Pink pepper isolate KNU-18-1 chromosome X, ASM2916894v1, whole genome shotgun sequence genome harbors these coding sequences:
- the LOC115702373 gene encoding extensin: protein MFLMMPTLTYQDQQSDDQASLLCISDCATCPVICSPPPSQPEKSQPPPPAPPIQPANNAPPPTYFTFLPPPLQPDLSPPPKKAAPPPSPAWIYTTGSPPPPSKTPVQISPPIVVVGNKTPPSPAAGGSGGGGGHDHDEYPYPYYYFYSSGVAAAAVGCSAVAVEIFFLFVVFQFW from the coding sequence ATGTTCTTAATGATGCCCACACTAACTTACCAAGACCAGCAATCAGACGATCAAGCAAGTTTACTCTGCATAAGCGATTGCGCCACGTGTCCAGTCATCTGTTCACCACCGCCGTCTCAGCCCGAAAAGTCACAACCACCGCCGCCGGCCCCGCCGATTCAACCGGCAAACAACGCCCCGCCACCCACTTACTTCACATTCTTGCCACCGCCGTTGCAGCCGGATTTATCACCTCCGCCTAAGAAGGCGGCGCCGCCACCTTCTCCGGCGTGGATTTACACAACTGGGTCTCCTCCGCCCCCTTCCAAAACCCCCGTTCAGATTTCACCGCCGATAGTGGTGGTCGGAAATAAGACGCCGCCGTCTCCGGCTGCCGGCGGCAGCGGAGGAGGAGGAGGGCATGACCATGATGAGTATCCTTATCCTTACTATTATTTCTATTCCTCCGGGGTGGCGGCAGCGGCGGTGGGTTGTTCCGCGGTGGCTGTTGAGATTTTCTTCCTCTTTGTGGTGTTTCAGTTTTGGTGA